Genomic window (Verrucomicrobiia bacterium):
CAATCGGGCCAAGGCCCTGAAAGAAAAGATGGCCGAGGGCCCGGCTTTTCCGCACCACGGCCGCTTCGATGCAGCTCACTGGCGGCTCCTCAACGCCAAGCCTGAGCAGAACGGCCAATGCTCCGGGCCGGTGCGTTTCCAATTTAAAAACGGTGGCCCCTCCGGCAAGGCTGTCATGGACTCATTGGCTTTCCAGGCCTTGTTGGAGCAAAACCTGCAGCACCTGCGCAACTTTGGCTCCCGCATTTTGAAGGGGGACATGCGGGTGGACCCCTGCGTCATCAAAGACACCTCGGCTTGTGATTACTGTCCCTGCAGCGCGGTGTGCCGCATTGATCCTTGGCGGCATGCATTCCGGCGGCTCGCCGCCCCACCCAAGGCTGGCCAGACCGCTAACACAACGCCAGCATGAGCGGCGGGCTTCCTTATCGCGGACGACTGGCACCCTCGCCCACCGGTTACCTGCACCTGGGCCATGCGCGCACCTTTTGGGTGGCCTGGTGGCGCGCCCGCCAGCGCGGCGGGATCCTTGTCTTGCGCAACGAAGATTTGGACCGCGATCGCTGCCGCCCCCCGTTTGTCACCGCCATGCTCGAGGACTTGCGCTGGCTGGGCCTGGACTGGCAGGAAGGACCCGACTGCGGCGGGCCGCATGCGCCCTATGACCAGAGCCGCCGCCAAACCGCCTACGTCGCCGTGTTTGAACAATTGCGCGCCACCGGCCTGATCTACCCCTGCACCTGCTCGCGCAAGGAGGTCCTGCAGGCCCTGGGCGCCCCCCATGCCGGCGAGGAAGAACCCGTGTACCCCGGCACCTGCCGGCCGGAAAACCGCCCCGAGCCGATCCTCCTCGCCCGCCCCGCCCAGCTCCGGCACCGCGACGCCCGGGGCCGCCGCGTCAACTGGCGTTTCCGGGTCCCGGACGGCGAGCGCCTG
Coding sequences:
- the gluQRS gene encoding tRNA glutamyl-Q(34) synthetase GluQRS, coding for MSGGLPYRGRLAPSPTGYLHLGHARTFWVAWWRARQRGGILVLRNEDLDRDRCRPPFVTAMLEDLRWLGLDWQEGPDCGGPHAPYDQSRRQTAYVAVFEQLRATGLIYPCTCSRKEVLQALGAPHAGEEEPVYPGTCRPENRPEPILLARPAQLRHRDARGRRVNWRFRVPDGERLDFVDGAAGPQSFVAGRDFGDFVVWRHDDLPSYQLAVVADDHAMRITEVVRGADLLLSTARQLLLYRALGWPPPAFFHVPLMTDAQGRRLAKRHDALSLRALRAAGAAPAAWHEEWAAWLQQALPA